In Candidatus Woesearchaeota archaeon, a genomic segment contains:
- a CDS encoding ribosome assembly factor SBDS, which produces MRMKEKIFAHEKVQFNLVRFTKFGKNFEIVVDPDLAIDFKNKNSDSIEDLSELLKSENIFSDAKKGELANEEDIEQAFLTKDFFKAALKLIKQGEVQLSSEHREKLRDEKRKQIINAIHRIAIDPRSGLPHPVNRIESALNESKLKIDEYRKAEDQVQEIISGLKPVLPIRVEEKVLQIRLPMQFAAKLHGFLKAQGSVVSEDWLSDGSYVCKMKIPAGMYADLVDELGSRTKGSAEVNVNK; this is translated from the coding sequence ATGAGAATGAAAGAAAAAATATTTGCTCATGAAAAAGTTCAGTTTAACCTTGTTAGGTTTACTAAGTTCGGTAAGAACTTTGAAATAGTTGTTGATCCTGACTTAGCTATTGATTTCAAGAATAAGAATTCTGATTCAATAGAGGATTTATCTGAGTTGTTAAAATCTGAGAATATTTTTTCTGACGCGAAGAAAGGCGAATTAGCTAATGAAGAAGACATAGAACAAGCTTTTTTGACTAAAGACTTTTTTAAGGCTGCTTTGAAATTAATTAAACAAGGAGAAGTTCAATTATCTTCTGAGCACAGAGAGAAGCTTCGTGATGAGAAGAGAAAACAAATAATTAATGCTATTCATAGAATAGCTATTGATCCTAGGTCTGGGTTACCTCATCCTGTTAATAGAATTGAGTCCGCGTTGAATGAATCTAAATTAAAAATTGATGAATATAGAAAAGCAGAAGACCAAGTTCAAGAAATTATTTCTGGTTTAAAACCTGTTCTTCCTATCAGGGTTGAGGAGAAAGTTCTTCAGATAAGGTTGCCTATGCAGTTCGCTGCTAAGCTTCATGGTTTTTTGAAGGCTCAAGGCTCTGTTGTGTCTGAGGATTGGTTGAGTGATGGTTCTTATGTTTGTAAAATGAAGATTCCTGCGGGTATGTACGCGGACTTAGTGGATGAGTTAGGTTCGAGGACTAAGGGTTCCGCGGAAGTTAATGTTAATAAATGA
- a CDS encoding exosome complex protein Rrp4 → MGELLVKDKEVVVPGQILAKGLDFLPSNGTYRLSEDILANRLGVISVEGKVLRSIPMAGRYLPQRNDVIIGKVDDILMSGWRLDINCPYSAVLPLKDASFDFIAKGADLTRYFNLEDFVMVKITNVTSQNLIDVTAKGPGLKKLRGGRVMKVNPNKVPRIIGKKGSMVSMIKKGTDCKIMIGQNGLIWFEGTPDMEVIVSETIKKIEKESHHQGMTDKIKVFLEQRTGRIIDLSEQDESEHNNQGDQQ, encoded by the coding sequence ATGGGAGAATTATTAGTGAAAGATAAAGAAGTAGTAGTTCCTGGGCAAATTCTTGCTAAGGGCTTGGATTTCTTGCCAAGTAACGGGACTTACAGATTGAGCGAAGACATCTTAGCGAATAGATTAGGAGTTATCTCTGTTGAAGGCAAAGTGCTTAGATCTATTCCTATGGCGGGTAGGTACTTACCTCAAAGAAACGACGTTATTATTGGTAAGGTCGATGACATTTTAATGAGTGGTTGGAGGCTTGATATTAATTGTCCTTATTCCGCTGTTCTTCCTTTGAAGGATGCTAGTTTTGATTTCATTGCTAAAGGCGCTGATCTTACTAGGTATTTTAATTTGGAAGATTTCGTGATGGTTAAAATAACTAATGTTACTAGTCAGAACTTAATAGATGTAACTGCTAAGGGTCCTGGGCTTAAAAAGCTTAGGGGTGGTAGAGTTATGAAAGTTAATCCTAACAAGGTTCCTAGGATTATTGGTAAAAAAGGTTCTATGGTTTCTATGATTAAGAAAGGGACTGATTGTAAAATAATGATTGGTCAGAATGGCTTGATTTGGTTTGAGGGTACTCCTGACATGGAAGTGATTGTTTCTGAAACCATTAAGAAGATTGAAAAAGAAAGTCATCATCAAGGTATGACTGATAAAATAAAGGTGTTCTTAGAACAAAGAACTGGTAGAATTATTGATTTATCTGAGCAAGATGAATCTGAGCATAATAATCAAGGTGATCAACAATGA
- the psmA gene encoding archaeal proteasome endopeptidase complex subunit alpha: MEPVQHQMMGYDRAITMFSPDGRLLQVEYAKRTVRLGNTAIGMVCKDGVILVTDKRLVDKLVVPDTIEKIFKIDDHVMATAAGILSDARVLVERAQVKAQQHRVEYDNPIDNLAVVKDMCNLKQLCTQSGGLRPFGVSLLVAGIDSTGLTLFETDPTGLYYQYKATVIGEGEPEIEEMLHKEYKDSMSVDEGLQLAIKMLKKFLNDNFKPERIDAAIIPLSTKQMEKVPKDKLEKFCK, from the coding sequence ATGGAACCAGTACAACATCAAATGATGGGTTATGACCGAGCTATAACTATGTTTAGTCCTGATGGTAGGCTTCTTCAAGTTGAATACGCGAAGAGAACAGTTAGATTAGGAAACACGGCTATAGGCATGGTTTGTAAAGACGGCGTTATATTAGTGACGGATAAGAGATTAGTTGACAAATTAGTAGTTCCTGATACAATAGAGAAAATCTTTAAGATTGATGATCACGTCATGGCTACTGCTGCAGGTATATTATCTGATGCTCGTGTCTTAGTTGAAAGAGCTCAGGTTAAGGCTCAGCAACACCGCGTAGAATATGATAATCCTATTGATAACTTAGCGGTTGTCAAAGACATGTGTAATCTAAAACAACTTTGTACTCAATCGGGAGGCTTAAGACCGTTTGGGGTGTCTTTATTAGTTGCAGGCATTGATTCTACTGGTTTGACTTTGTTCGAAACGGATCCGACAGGTCTTTATTATCAATACAAGGCAACTGTTATTGGTGAGGGAGAACCTGAAATAGAAGAAATGCTTCATAAAGAATACAAAGACTCTATGAGTGTTGATGAAGGTCTTCAACTAGCTATTAAGATGCTTAAAAAATTTTTGAATGATAATTTTAAGCCTGAGCGAATCGACGCAGCTATTATTCCTTTAAGCACAAAGCAAATGGAAAAAGTTCCAAAAGATAAATTAGAAAAATTTTGTAAATAA
- a CDS encoding exosome complex exonuclease Rrp41, giving the protein MTFERPSKRKFDEARPVEAEAGVIKKADGSARFKIGDTEAYAAVYGPRELHPKFLQDPKTGILRCNYSMLPFSGDGSRVRPGPSRRSKEISMVTEKALRPVLDLRDYPNTVVDVFIELPQTDAGSRCAGICAAAIALADAGLTMKDMVSSVSVGMVRGNLLVDLDGDEEHMDENEAADVPIAMIPSTEEITLLQMDGIVSKEDFFKGLEMVKPALRLIAEKQREALKNKYK; this is encoded by the coding sequence ATGACTTTTGAAAGACCAAGTAAGAGAAAATTTGATGAAGCTAGGCCTGTAGAAGCAGAGGCTGGTGTTATAAAGAAAGCGGATGGTTCTGCTCGTTTTAAAATAGGAGATACTGAGGCTTACGCGGCTGTTTATGGTCCTAGGGAATTGCATCCTAAGTTTTTGCAAGATCCTAAAACAGGGATTCTTAGGTGTAATTACAGCATGCTTCCTTTTTCAGGTGATGGTTCTAGGGTTAGACCTGGTCCTTCTCGTAGAAGTAAAGAGATTAGTATGGTGACTGAGAAGGCTTTAAGGCCTGTTCTTGATTTAAGGGATTATCCTAACACAGTAGTGGATGTTTTTATTGAGCTTCCTCAAACAGATGCGGGTAGTAGGTGTGCTGGTATTTGTGCAGCGGCTATTGCTTTGGCTGATGCGGGTTTAACTATGAAAGACATGGTATCTTCTGTTTCAGTGGGTATGGTTCGTGGTAATTTATTGGTTGACTTGGATGGTGATGAAGAACACATGGATGAGAATGAAGCTGCGGATGTTCCTATTGCGATGATTCCTAGCACTGAAGAAATTACTCTTCTTCAAATGGATGGTATTGTTTCAAAGGAGGATTTTTTTAAAGGCTTGGAAATGGTTAAGCCTGCTTTGAGATTAATTGCTGAGAAGCAAAGAGAAGCTT